From the genome of Saccharomyces kudriavzevii IFO 1802 strain IFO1802 genome assembly, chromosome: 16:
ATAAAGCCGATTATTCCTCTTCAAGGGCTTCCTGACCCAAATGTTTTCCGAAGAGACGCTCTTTGAGTAGCCTTTTCCCATCCCAGCCCTTCTAATGCACTTTTCTTTGTCAAGAGAGCGCTGCCACATTGCTATGCTACGATACATTTTGTTACATAACTTCATTCATAAATAGTACATGATACACTTTATTTCATAAATAGTACGTGATACATTTTACAATGCCGAACTGCACCTTGATAGTTTGTCACTTTATGCTACAAATGTACTTATGTTCTCATGTATTGGCGCCACCCTTTAAAAATTGCTCGGGACGACGGTAAAATGAGCAAAAATGGCACGATTCTGAAAAGAGCACTTTTCCAAATTCGGGCTACAAAATGCAGAATAATTATTACGATGATGCCATCTCAAAATGGTCCGGTATAGTCTACCTGCCCAAGGATTGCGGTACAGATAGTTTCAATAGCTGAATACTGtgctttaaaaaaagaattccCGCCAAATATCCTGACCCGAATAACAGAGGTCGCAAGCTAACAGTTTtgtcaaaaaaagtaaTATTTCAACTGGATCTAAGTCACGTTTGTTGAAAGGCCCCAGTGATAATAACTACGAAGAGAGCGCGTCACACTCAAGTTCAATATGGATGGTATGTCTATGGGCAGTAGTATGAATATGGATGCAATGTCTAGTGCATCCAAGACAGTAGCATCGAGCATGGCATCGATGAATATGGACACCATGTCCAGTGCCAGCAAAATCTTGACATCGAGCATGGCATCGATGAGTATGGACGCCATGACCAGTGCCAGCAAAACCTTAGCATCGAGCATGGCATCGATGAGTATGAACGTCATGTCCAGTGCGAGTAAAACATTAACGTCGAGTATGGCATCGATGAGTACGGACGCCATGTCCAGTGCCAGCAAAATCTTGACATCGAGCATGGCATCGATGAGTATGGACGCCATGACCAGTGCCAGCAAAACCTTAGCATCGAGCATGGCATCGATGAGTATGGACGCCATGACCAGTGCCAGCAAAACCTTAGCTTCGAGCATGGCATCGATGAGTATGAACGTCATGTCCAGTGCGAGTAAAACATTAACGTCGAGTATGGCATCGATGAGTACGGACGCCATGTCCAGTACCAGCAAGACGCTGGTTTCAAGTATGGCCTCAATGGCGGGCATGTCGATGAGCAGTAGCTCAGCAACAATGAGTTCGGCCAGCGCACAGGCCACTTCGGATTCTAGCATGTCAGATATGTCAGGTATGTCAGGTATGTCAGGTATGTCATCTTCAAGCAACAGTAGTTCTTCCGGGATGGATATGGATATGGATATGGATATGGGAATGAACTATTATTTAACTCCCACATATAAAAACTATCCTGTCTTATTCCACCATCTACATGCAAATAACAGTGGTAAAGCCTTtggtattttcttgttattgGTCGTTGCTGCTTTCGTTTATAAGTTATTGCTTTTCGTCAGTTGGTGCCTTGAAGTGCACTGGTTCAAGAAATGggacaagaaaaataaatattgtACTTTATCTTCTGCAAACGACGAAGACGATGTGAAAAATTACGGCACGCAAAACAATTTCGAAATTCAAGGTTTGCCTAAGCTACCAAATTTACTAGGTGAAATATTTGTTCCTTCCTTAATGGATCTCTTCCACGACATCATTAGAGCATTTTTAGTATTCACCTCCACCATGATCATTTACATGTTGATGCTTGCTACAATGTCTTTTGTTTTAACTTATGTTTTTGCGGTCATCACTGGTTTAGCTTTGTCAGAAGTCTTCTTTAATAGATGCAAATTAGCCATGTTGAAGAGATGGGACATTCAAAgggaaattcaaaaaacaaagaactGTCCTGGATTCGGAAACTGCCAATGTGGCAGGCATTCCGAACTCACCCCTGATCGTATTGCCGTTGCTGACACTACTTCAGCCAGTGACCAAAGTACCCGcttggaaaagaataaCGGTTCTAACGTTGCAATTACTGACAATAACCAAACAACTCCACCAGCACAAAAGGAGGGATGTATTTTGTGCCAAAGTCTCGAGGaaaaaccaagaaaacaTAGAGCGTGACATTCTTGAGAGTTCCAAATTACAGGAACAGTCTGGGAATATGGACCAGAACCTGCTTCCAGCCGAGAAATTTACTAATAACTAATAATTGATCCAAGTTCACCTACCCTCAATctccatcttttcttttctttacaCATCCAAAATAGAGATATACTTCCTGtgttattcaaaaagttgacaaatcttcttgaaatGGATTTTCCCCATTCATACATAAAACAagtagagaaaaaaatacagagGCCTTCATATAAATAACAGACTTGTATATAGTTGAATGTCTAAGTAATTTTAATTTGAAAGCCACTACAGCATTATCCTATTCGCGTGGTAAAATGAGTGATAAAAACTCATTTGCCAACTTATGTTTAGTTTCCGTTATTTTCCACGTTTCCTTTATACTCACCGAGGTTGAATCGCTCCCGCGcgaactttttttctttttttaacaaaaaagaaagcataGTTCTAGATCGTGTCATACTCATCTACTCGGCAGTGTGGCAACTTCTCGAAACAGGACTAGGCATCATATAGGTAAAACTCgtgaaataaaaatattttgctaGCTTTGTTTAATTTAGCCTGTAGAAAGAACTGCATAGAGAAAGCAACAAGACAATGCTCAGGTATAGCTCTTTGCCAATCAAGAGAGTAATCTCTCATTCAACACCAAGTGTtactttgatttcttctcgTCTAGCACTGTCGAGATCGAACATGATTCCATTGTTTAATCCAAACTTCAATCGTTGGAACTCATCAGCGTCAGAGAACTCAAAAAAGGACCCAAAGACGCTGAATGCAAGCCAGCAAAGTGCGACCAAGGTTTTTCCAGTAaaggagaaggaaaagttACCATTCAAGGTTAAAATGCAAAAAGCGCTCCGTCATTATTGGGATGGTTCCAAACTTTTGGGGTTGGAgatgaagatttcttcCAAACTGTTAATGAAGAGCGCAGCAGGTTACCCATTAACAAGAAGAGAGAACCTGCAATTGAAGAGAACCACCCAAGATATTATTCGGTTGGTTCCATTTGCTGCTTTCCTTATTATCCCATTCGCAGAATTTCTTCTACCGTTTGCGTTAAAATTATTCCCCAATTTACTTCCTTCCACCTACGAATCGAGCAAGAAACGTGAGAATAAACTAGCAAACCTTAGAAACACAAGAAAGTTGATGTCTGAAATTATTAAAAACAACAAGCCCCATTTCAAGCCCAACAATATTTCTGAGGAACAAAAGGCCCTGTTTAATAGGTTTTACACACACGTCCGTGCAACAGGGGTGCCTGAATCTCGCCAACAGTTAATCGAAGTGGCCAGATTATTCACCGATGATACCGTACTAGACAACGTCACGAGGCCTTACTTAATCGCACTGGCCAAATACATGAATTTGCAACCGTTCGGTACGGATGTGATGTTGCGTTATCGTATCAGATACAAGATGCttgaattaaaaaaagacGATTTGTCTATATATTATGAGGATGCGGAACAACTTTCCCTATCTGAACTGAAAACTGCATGCGGCTCTAGGGGTATCAGAAATGTGGATGTGGAGCCCAGCGTATTGTATTCGAACTTGAGATTATGGCTAAACATGAGGCTGAAGGACAAGATTCCATCAACGTTATTGATTATGGCTACTGCTTACAACTACGGTAACGTACAATCAAAAGAGACCTTGTACGACGCATTATGCGATGTTCTGATCAGCATTCCTGATGAGCTATACCATGAAGTTAAGGTGAACGTCgtcaaagaagatgaagtgTCTGCCAagcaaaaattgaaacaatTGCGagagcaagaagaaatcatgaaagaagaggaacagcaagaagaaaacgcTATTGTTAGCGTTAAAGATGAACTGAGCTTGGATGACCAGGACAAGAACATGGATGCGGCTGCTCCAGAAGTAAAACCACAAGAAGTCAAATCTACTGGGGAAGGTGTCACCGCCAAAGAGAGGTAGAACAAGTATGCAGCCAGCACATTCAAACGTACAATACATACACCCCGTCACTATTCTCGCCAACATTCGTCCTCTACTTAATCACACACACTTCTCTTCTAGGCACTGGAAAGAGAAAGTAGTAAAACTCTACCATAGATTTTGTACATAAATAAACTACGCTATAAAAGAACTACGCCAGACCACTTTTCCGCGCATACACTCATATTGATACATAATCACCCGTACTGCTACCCGGTTTTCCCTCCACTCTTACATTACAAGAATTACGTTTTTGATTAACGTACCTCATGCACCCGTTAGCAatggataaaaaaaagagcgCAATTTTCCCATCTTTGTATTCTAATTCCTTCACACAACACAGCGAAGGATTACGGCCGGGGGGAGACGGGTCAGGCGGCCGCGATGGCCGCTTCATCCGTCTCGGCCGCTTCATCCGTCTCGGCCGTGCAAGGAAGGGATTTGCGTTTGTTCCTTAATGATTGTAGTCCAAGTACGTAGTGCATTAGCAGCACTGGACTAAGCCGTCGTTTCTTTGCCCCCCCCCAATTACTTAAAGCGCACAGTGTCTATGAAACCGTAGAATAACAGTATCTTATATAAGGGTCGCATGTAGTCGTCAATTGGCtcagtttttttcctcaCTTCCGAAAATTCCCTCCCTTTTACCTCTTACCTCTATACTCTATCAAATTGTCTAGGTTAAATAAACAATTGTCCTGAATATACAAAGAataacataaaaataaaaatgtcaGTTGccgatttgaaaaacaataTCAACAAGTTAGATACCGGTTATGGTTTAATGAGTTTAACCTGGAAGGCGGACCCCGTCCCTGAGGCAAAGGCTTTCGAAGCCATGTACAGAGCTGTTGAGTTGTCCAGAGAACGTGGACACAAGGCATTCTTTAATGTTGGTGAGTTCTATGGTCCTGACTTCATTAACCTGTCCTATgttaatgatttttttgctaaGTACCCAGATTTGAGAAAGCATGTAGTTATCAGTTGTAAAGGTGGTATAGACGCGGCCACCATGACCCCTAAAGGTAGTCACGATGACGTCATTCAGAGTGTGAAGAATTCAGTCAATGCCATTGGCGGCTACATCGACATCTACGAGGTTGCAAGACTGGATACTTCTCTATGTGCCAAAGGGGAAGTCTACCCATTCGAGTCGTTTGAGGCTCTTGCTGAAATGATCTCCGAGGGCGTCATTGGCGGAATCTCGTTGAGTGAAGtcaatgaagaacaaataaGAGCTATTCACAAGGACTGGAGCAAGTTTTTGACCTGCGTTGAAGTCGAGCTTTCTTTGTTCAGTACGGACATTCTCGAGAACGGCATTGCTAAGACTTGTGCCGAACTGGGGTTGACTGTTATCTGCTACTCCCCATTAGGTAGAGGATTGTTGACGGGCCAATTAAAGTCTAACGCCGACATCCCAGAAGGTGACTTTAGAAAGACCTTAAAGAGATTCAGCGATGAGtccttgaagaaaaatctgGCTTTAGTCAAGTTCctacaagaagaagttATCGACAAGCGCCCTAGTAACAACTCCATCACTCTAGCTCAATTAGCTTTGGGCTGGATTAAACACTGGAGCAAAGTTCCAGAATACAAGGGTACCAAGTTTATTCCAATTCCAAGTGGGTCTTCTATCTCTAAGGTTGATGAAAActtcgatgaaaaaaaaaccgaACTTACTGATCAAGAATTCAAAACCATAAACGATTTTTTAGCCACCTTCCGTACTGTTGGTGACAGATACGAAATGGTCTAAGCTCAAGCTTGAAACGAAAGCAATCTTTCGCTATTTGTATAATCTGATTTTATACATAAATATTCTAAACATGATATGCTAATTCCAGTTATAAGAGTTTCTTTCAAGTGGAAACCAACTTACGTTGTCCGTTGCGCGCCGcgaaaaatgaagagtACAGGAATATGAGTTTCTTTAGGGATTTGGTCAATTCCCCTCTAAAGGCGAACAACAAGCCTTGTACAATCACGCCTTTCGCTAGTTGAGGAAGAACACCCTTCCAAAGTGACCGCAACCCCTCATTTCTATACAGATACAAAAGGGCCTCTTGGAAAGTAGTGAATTTAGAGCCTGCGCTTTGAAGCATTGTTTTCGCAACTATTAAGGGTTGCGTGACTAGCGTGGAAATCATCTTGGAAAGGACACCCAatacaaaattttggaCCGCGGACAAGCTGCCGACATCGTTGGAATGATcatgaaagaaaacttctttcagtttttgaaatgaagCATATGTAATAGAGGGGTTTATTGTCAGTGCCAATCCTGTTCTTAATCCCTTCCAAAATGCAGTGAGGTCTCCGTTATTTTCACGGTAGATGTCCCTAATGACGTTCCTGAATTTTGCAGACTCTGCAGAGTGAACAGTTTGTTGTCTTGTGGCGACGACGGCCATTGGGCTCGTAAAGAGTTGAGATATACTGGCAGCTGCCACTCCCAGGGCCAATTCTTCGACCGTAGAGGGCCTGGCGGAATTACCGCGGTTTTGTAATAACTGCGGCCTTGAAAGCTTGCTTTTCATGTAAAACTTCCTAATTAATGTGTAccagaaaaaataaacaaaattcTGAACAAAAGTGGCCACTGTGGTAACTGTCATACCTTGATACAGACCGAATATACCCTTTTCCCTAAATATACTTATCATACAGTCCAGCACATTCTTGTACCTCTTTTTAGCCACATTTTTGCTTCCATTCTCCGACTTAGTTACATCAGGACGAGACACTTGTGACTGAATAATCGTTTTCGACAAATCCAGTGGGTATACTGCAACATTAGCCATCGCCGAGGCTACGGCTCCAGTTAAGGCGGCCTCTAGGGTAAGCATGACTAACTTATCCTTAATGGTACTTTCCTAGTAGTTGATATCTGCGAACTTCGCTAGTATTGGACTTTTTTATCCTGTATTTTGCAGATCCTTCACTTCTTATATTTCCCAATTATCTGAAATAGTTATTCGGACCGAGATGCACAAATCGGACTTAAAACTCGATCCGAAGAGAG
Proteins encoded in this window:
- the CTR1 gene encoding high-affinity Cu transporter CTR1 (similar to Saccharomyces cerevisiae CTR1 (YPR124W); ancestral locus Anc_3.459), producing the protein MDGMSMGSSMNMDAMSSASKTVASSMASMNMDTMSSASKILTSSMASMSMDAMTSASKTLASSMASMSMNVMSSASKTLTSSMASMSTDAMSSASKILTSSMASMSMDAMTSASKTLASSMASMSMDAMTSASKTLASSMASMSMNVMSSASKTLTSSMASMSTDAMSSTSKTLVSSMASMAGMSMSSSSATMSSASAQATSDSSMSDMSGMSGMSGMSSSSNSSSSGMDMDMDMDMGMNYYLTPTYKNYPVLFHHLHANNSGKAFGIFLLLVVAAFVYKLLLFVSWCLEVHWFKKWDKKNKYCTLSSANDEDDVKNYGTQNNFEIQGLPKLPNLLGEIFVPSLMDLFHDIIRAFLVFTSTMIIYMLMLATMSFVLTYVFAVITGLALSEVFFNRCKLAMLKRWDIQREIQKTKNCPGFGNCQCGRHSELTPDRIAVADTTSASDQSTRLEKNNGSNVAITDNNQTTPPAQKEGCILCQSLEEKPRKHRA
- the YLH47 gene encoding Ylh47p (similar to Saccharomyces cerevisiae YLH47 (YPR125W); ancestral locus Anc_3.461), whose product is MLRYSSLPIKRVISHSTPSVTLISSRLALSRSNMIPLFNPNFNRWNSSASENSKKDPKTLNASQQSATKVFPVKEKEKLPFKVKMQKALRHYWDGSKLLGLEMKISSKLLMKSAAGYPLTRRENLQLKRTTQDIIRLVPFAAFLIIPFAEFLLPFALKLFPNLLPSTYESSKKRENKLANLRNTRKLMSEIIKNNKPHFKPNNISEEQKALFNRFYTHVRATGVPESRQQLIEVARLFTDDTVLDNVTRPYLIALAKYMNLQPFGTDVMLRYRIRYKMLELKKDDLSIYYEDAEQLSLSELKTACGSRGIRNVDVEPSVLYSNLRLWLNMRLKDKIPSTLLIMATAYNYGNVQSKETLYDALCDVLISIPDELYHEVKVNVVKEDEVSAKQKLKQLREQEEIMKEEEQQEENAIVSVKDELSLDDQDKNMDAAAPEVKPQEVKSTGEGVTAKER
- the SKDI16G3840 gene encoding pyridoxine 4-dehydrogenase (similar to Saccharomyces cerevisiae YPR127W; ancestral locus Anc_3.462), producing the protein MSVADLKNNINKLDTGYGLMSLTWKADPVPEAKAFEAMYRAVELSRERGHKAFFNVGEFYGPDFINLSYVNDFFAKYPDLRKHVVISCKGGIDAATMTPKGSHDDVIQSVKNSVNAIGGYIDIYEVARLDTSLCAKGEVYPFESFEALAEMISEGVIGGISLSEVNEEQIRAIHKDWSKFLTCVEVELSLFSTDILENGIAKTCAELGLTVICYSPLGRGLLTGQLKSNADIPEGDFRKTLKRFSDESLKKNLALVKFLQEEVIDKRPSNNSITLAQLALGWIKHWSKVPEYKGTKFIPIPSGSSISKVDENFDEKKTELTDQEFKTINDFLATFRTVGDRYEMV
- the ANT1 gene encoding Ant1p (similar to Saccharomyces cerevisiae ANT1 (YPR128C); ancestral locus Anc_3.463), translating into MLTLEAALTGAVASAMANVAVYPLDLSKTIIQSQVSRPDVTKSENGSKNVAKKRYKNVLDCMISIFREKGIFGLYQGMTVTTVATFVQNFVYFFWYTLIRKFYMKSKLSRPQLLQNRGNSARPSTVEELALGVAAASISQLFTSPMAVVATRQQTVHSAESAKFRNVIRDIYRENNGDLTAFWKGLRTGLALTINPSITYASFQKLKEVFFHDHSNDVGSLSAVQNFVLGVLSKMISTLVTQPLIVAKTMLQSAGSKFTTFQEALLYLYRNEGLRSLWKGVLPQLAKGVIVQGLLFAFRGELTKSLKKLIFLYSSFFAARNGQRKLVST